CAAACTGAGGGTGCTCCCTTGTGCTCATGGTGAGGTCCTCACCCCGTGTCCACGCACCCACCCCCCCAGCAGGCGTCAGCGGCCTCACCTCATTCTTCTCCCCAGCTTACCACAGCCGCTGTGTGGACCCCTGGCTCACTCAGACCCGGAAGACCTGCCCCATCTGCAAGCAGCCCGTCCACCGGGGTCCTGGTGAAGAGGATCAGGAGGAAGAAACTCAGGGGCAAGAGGAGGGTGATGAGGAAGGGGAGCCAAGGGACCACCCAGCCACAGAACGGACCCCACTCTTGGGCTCTAGCCCCACTCTTCCCACCTCTTTTGGCTCCCTAGCCCCAGCCCCTCTTGTTTCTCCCAGGCCTGCAGATGCCCCACCCTCTCCTTCTTCAGCTGCCATACTGGTCTAATATCCCTTCCCCCCATCTCCAGTGACCTATTTGCACAGCCCCTCTTCTTCCCTCTGGTCTTCTATGTGGAGGTAGGGGACATTCCAGCCCCAGGTTTCTCCTTTACCCCACCCCATCCTTTTGAGCGGTTTGGGGAGGGGCAAAGGGACTGGGTTTTCACTTTttaataaaattgtttttctgGACTAAGGGTGAGATCAGCCTTACACAGGTGAACTTATCCTTTGGGGTAATCACCCCCTTTTTTGCCATAGTTTTTTCTAATCCTGCTTGGCAGAGGGTTCTGGGAGAGACTAACCTGTAGTCATGGGGACAGCCCCAGTAGGCACTCACTGACTCAGAGGGGGAGCCCCACCCACACGTGGGGATGACTCAACTTGTCCTGCCTTGCCTGCAGGCCTGGGCCCATTCTCTGGCCTGGATGGCTCTATTCCATTACCCCCCAATGCACCCAGCACGCTGAGGAGTAAGAACCTGTGGCACTGCCACTCTGGGAGGCCGGGCCCCCAAGCCAGGAAGGCCTGAGGCAGGTGCTTAGTCTTGGACATGGAGGCAAACTCAATTCCTGAACTCAGTAGTGCCTCAATCTTCCTCCCAGTCACCAAGCCAGGACAGAGACCATTCATGGTGCCTTTCCCCGATCCTGACACTCAGGCTAAAATCACACAGCACCTTGTTAGTAGAATCttttttattcagaaaaaaacccaaaaaacaaaaaaattttccaACCACACACAGGAGGGGTATGGGTAGGAGGAGGTGTCTGTCCGTCCAGCCCCGGCCCCCGCCCCACATGGTTTTGGCAGCAATAAGGGGTGTGGGGTAATggcccaaaaaataaaaatggtgtatgtgtgtatgggcAGGAGAGGGGTGCAGAAGCAGTGGGAAGTGGTGGGGGGAAGGGGCAGACGAGGTCAGTACTGGGAACGCCGCAGGTGGGAGGCCATTTCATAACATTTCTTGTTGATCAAACCACCGTGGACACCTTCTTTGCCCATCAGCAGGACTAGCGctggagaaaagagaaaggaggcTAGTACCCAGGTGTCACAATTACACCCCCTGCCAGCTGTTCAGCAGCTGTCCAGCCCTGGGGGCTGTAACCCAACCTCATCCCTTCCAACCCCTCCCCTCCCATACACACAGGCAGGCTGTCAGTCACCCTGAAACAATAGGGCttttcaaaaggagaaaaatcaagctTAAAAGGCTGGGGAAGAACAGGCTAAAATTTAGGGGTCAAAGGCTAGTGGACTGTTGACTCATGTTCAGGCCAGAGAGGGCTCTGGATGAGCCTGCCACCTCAGGTTTTaacaaaaaaaaggctcaaaagaTGAGAGCTTAAATGATGGCTTACAACCCCAACATTCTACCTCTTCTGTGAAAACAGTTTCTAAGCAGAAAAGAAGGCTCAAGGCAGAAACGAACTCAGGAGGTAATGTGGTTTCAGCTTCTTTAAATTACGAGATGAGGAACTGAGACAAAACATCCTAGCATCCAGAACTGGGAGTACTGGTCTGCTTCCCTTCACATTGGGAACCacagacagaaaacaaaaactgaaggaaatatGTTAAGGATCTCAGAGGCAGAGCAGTGATAAGGGTCAGAAACTCACTCTTGGCAGTCATGGTGACAGTGAGGTTGAAGGTGGGGGCTCCGCCAGTGCTCTTGGTGCGaagatccatggtatattccccATCCAGCAGCAGTGAGTCCCGGATCACAGAACATTTCTGGCCCCCAAGTGTCAGCCCATTCACGAAAAAACTTGACCGATCTTTGCCAACCAGAACTGCAACCTCTGCTGGCTGAAAAGGGAACCAAGGACCTATCAAGGGAGTCAGTGCACCAAGGTTCCCACTCTGTTCTACAAGGACCCACCTTCCTTCCACTTCTCAGGGAGCTAGAACCCCCAGGAAGGAGAGATATTCGCTTTGTGTAAATCCATGAAATTTGAAAAACTCCTAAGGCTGGGAAGTTAATGCACAAAAAATCATGATCCTCAAACCTAGAGAATGGTAATAGGGAAAAGAGGGTGCCATATCCCTCTGGAGACTTAGATCTCGGATTTTAATAAGGGAGGCAAACCCAGGAATTAAAGGGGACCAAAAGTCAGGGAGAAGACTGGGGTGGAATAGAGTGGGGAGCCTTTGGATGCTCAAAACTCTCCTTCAGGAAaagcagaagcagagaggagaagggagggggCGGGTGAGGCATGAGAAGCAACTTTGTCCTTATTTGGTCAAAGGTTCTGCAGTTGTTGTTAGGGACCCGGACGCCTGGGTCTCCAAGTAACCTAGAGTTTAGGTCCAGGTGTCTGTGCCCCAAGATGAGGAAGCAGACCCCTGGAGGCTCTCTGGGAAAGTTGGAAAACTTTTGAAGTATGCCCCAGGCCATACCCGGCCAGTCAGCTCTCCCTTCTAGCTACCCCAGGGAACCCTTCTCCCCCTTACACCCCAAACCCCCACATCCGGTCCCCTCCCGCCCGGAAATCCCCTTCCCCCCTTTCGAACTTCCGCTCCCCCTCCCCACTTCCGGGCAGTGTGGACTGGGGAGGTGGTGATGGGACAGCGATAGTCATCCCTTATTCCTCAACTTGTACTAGACCAGAACTTCTCACAAAGTTCCCCGCTCTAGGCCCCAGTGGGTGGCGGGAACGGAGGGCGAGGGGACTTCCGGGATTGACCTCAGAGGAATGTTGGGTCCTACGTGCCGAGTTAGGGGGGCGTGTGGCGGCCTCGCCCTCTCTAACGGAGCTGGGAGGGGCACGGAGCCCATGGAGGGCCGGCATGGGACCCAGACCACGCGTCCGGGGCTCCCTCCCGTGTAGGGGAACAATGGTGGAGGGGACGCGTGCTGGAAGCCGGAAGTAGTACAGGGGATTCAGGGGTCCCCTAGCCCCTTCTCAATCATCATTTCTGCTGGAAATTGCAGCGCGTGCCCGCCGCGCCCTGGAGGAGGCGGAAGTGGGCCGCCGCACCGGGAGGCGCGCCCCTCCCCGCCCTGTGCCCCGGATGTAACGCCCCGTCGCGGAAAGCGGGGCGGCCGGCGGGATGGGCGCCGCCGCCTGGGGCGTAGGACCCTGGCGGGCAATGCATGGATGCGTTCCCATGCAGCCGCCATTCGTGCCGCTTCCCGGGCAAGGACCGGGTCACGGCCTTTCACCGCTCTCCTCAGACCGCGCCCGCCCCCACCCAAGTCCCTCCCTCAGGCTCCAAGCCCCGCCAGTCCCCCAGACCGCGCAGGCTTCGCAGTACCGTGATGTTGACGAAGGTTTTCCCGGGGACGGCGGCCCAGACGGAGGGCGAGTCCTTATAGCCCACGATGGCCGCGTCCTGACAGGTCCCGTCCGCCATGAGGTTGTCGATGTAGGCGTTCCACCCGGCCATGGCGCTGCTACTGGGGCTGCTCTCGGTGCTGCTGCTGGGGCCGCGGGCTGAGCTCGGACTGCCTGGGGCTGGCGGGCGCGGGGGGAGGCGGGGAGCTTGGGGCACGCGCTGCCGTCCGGACCGCGGCTCTGCTAGCTGTGCAGCAGCCCTCGCACCGCCacttcctgctcctcctccccccgccaactAGATTTTTATTTGCAATGGGCGGCAGGGGCGGGGCCTGCTcctgttccctccctcccccctcgccTGCCCAGATACCGAACTTCgcaaatgcaatttaaaaaatccCTCCCCCTATTGCAAAATTTGCAGAGTTCGATGGAAAGCTATGTAAAAAGGATGGGGGGAGGGAGCGAGGCTAGGGTTAGGGCTCCGCCTCGCATTGAGTATAAACCAGATTTTGGTATAGGGGGAAGGGagtgagccagagggagaattagCAAGCTGCAAATTTAGCAAatgaaagaaggtttggggaacccGGGGTTAAACGGAACGATTCTCCCTTCCCCCCACCTCCGCCGGAGGGAAGGGACGGCGGGCGGCGGCGCGTGCGTCTGCGCTTGCGCCTGGGCCGGAGGGAAGGCGCGTGGAACGGTTAGGGCCGGCAGCCGGCTTCCCGGGCGCGCGCTCAGGCGCGACTTGCCGGAGCGATTTGGACTCTCTCGCAAAGGAAGGCGGGTCGGGGACGTGTCTCCCGCCTGGCGGAAGGGGCGAGGGTGCGCGCGCTGTCGTCTCTACAGTCTTGATTTAAGAAGTGAGGGAGCGAAGGGGAGGTGGGCAGAACACCCCGGCCGTTTTCAGAGCTGAAGGCACCACCGGGGGCACCCAAGTTGGGCTCACTCGAGCTCCCCCTCCTTACAGGGGATAGTCCTTTTGTGAGATCAGCGGCAGCCCAGGGCCTCGCCCACGCCCTACCCCCGCCGTGGGCCGCCGGCCTTGCACCTTGGCCCGTCTCTACAGAGGTCACTGAACGCGGGCGCCCGCAGGGCGAGACGGGCGGGACTATTTAAGGCGGAAGAATACCAAGAAGTACCCAGACTGGAAACTTTCTCAAGAAGGGGAAAGTCCCTTGTATTTTGGACAcgtttgctttgggttttttttttttaattttccttcagtAAAATTTAAGCTGTGAAACTGTGCGTGATTAGTTCGCTCGTCGCCAACCGGGAAGGGGGTCCCTTTGCTTGGGTAAAATCGGTCTCGGTCCTGCCCCGTCGCCGCCGAAGGGCTGGGCTGCTTCCGGTCCCTCGGGAGCGGGACGCCGGGCTCACGCTGCGCCTCCCGGGCGGGAAGGGGCTAGGTGTCTCCATCGTCCTCGGGAGCCGGCAGCGGCTCCCTCACGGCCACCCCCGACCCGCACCCGACGCCTCCCGAGCCCCTGTTCCTCGACAGCCGCCGCGGCTGAGTCACTGGCCAGCTCGGGCGGAGCCGCCCTCGGGCACGTGGCGGTGCTCCCCGCCCGCCATCTCCTGACCTCTGGCCCGCCGTGCCCCCTACCCGGGGGTGGAAAAATCCCGGGAGGGAGCGGCCGAAGATAAAGGGGGAGAGACGGGATGGGAGACTGGGGGGCAGGGATCCTGGAGTGGGGCCTGGGAGCGCAGACGCCGCGGGGCAGGCGGGCCGGGAGCAGAGCTGGGGGAGGCCGCCGGCGAGAGAGACCTCCGAGGCGGGAGCCCAGTGCTTCGCCCGCTCGAGCCTCGGCGTCCCTCCGTTTCCCGGCTGGGGCTGCAGACAGAACTCGGGGCGACCCCAATCCACCCAGACCCGCCAAAGCGGAAAGCGTGGCCAAGTGCAGGGACCCGCTTCCCTAGGACGCTACGGGCTGATCGCCCGACTAGCCACAGGCGTTCCGGCGCTCCCGtccattcatttttttcactCCTGACTCAACATCATTCTTTGATGGGTTCCATCATCCCTGAAGCGCTGGCGGTCGGTGGGGAAGAGAGCTCCTGACCGACAGTCCCCACGATGGAGCGTTAAGTGCTGTCCTAGCGCTATCAGTCGGGCGCGGCGCCAGCTCTGAGGGCCCATCTAAATTCGTCGCCCTGCCCTCTCCTCGCCCCTTTGCTGGCCGGCACTGGGTCCGGTGGGGTGGAGCCGAGAGTGGCTGTTATGAGGAGGACCCTAAAAGGTGAGACCCTCTCGCCTCCTGGGTGAGGGTTCACTTTACGACCGAGAGCTTGCCCAGAGCCCCACCCCCTTGCTCCACTTGAGGGCCGAAGCAGCCCTGCGCCGCCAAGTGAGCTGAGCATGTGTGGATGTCAATCCAGCAGCCCCTCTTCCaggccccctccccagccccgcaGGCTCGGGTTACACCTGGCCTTTCCTAAAGGGCACTAGTTCCTCTTTAACCTTTGCAAAAGGGGACTTATACGTTTGAGGAGGGTGAGACTCCCTCGATCTGAAGCTCCTTTCCTGCACCTCCCAAGAGGTAGAATTAATAGAAGGACTTTTATGGGGGGGGCAGGGAAAATGGGGGGCATCGCTGACCTTTGGGAGGGGGGCAGTTCCCAGGGCCAATGGCTTCATACTTTAGGCTGCAGTGGGCACTTGGCTGCCAGCCTGGTGTGGCGAGGGGAGGGGGGgtgatggggagagagagaggcggGGCTGGCAGGGACTGAGGTGGATCGGGGATAAATGCCCAGCCTGAGAGGGGGTGAACTGACACTGTCCCGGCTGCCACGTAGACTCGAAGCTCACCCCAAGCCCCCAGCGAAGACATCCCAGGTCTGGTGAATTTTCCAGCCCCAGGGGCTGGGGATGGTAAAGGGTGAGGGTAGTGCTGGCTTGAAGAAAGTGCGGGACATTTCTGATTTCTTTCCACCTGGGACTGGGGAAACTTGAGAAAGACTAGAGGGGCTGGAGGAAGCAGGATGGGACACGCTCTGGGAGCActcaaagacacagggaaacaaGGCTGGGAGGAGAGGCAGGCAGGGGTGGGTAGGGAGGATAGATAGAGCTGGAGCCATTTGGGGAGTTTGGGGTTCCGTGAGGATTTGGACAAGATTGGAGAGCAGAAAAAGGACAGCCTGAATAGCTGGAGAAGATTTGAGGGCTAGGAGGCCATGGAAAATAGATTGCTTGACTGGAATAAGTGGAAGGAGAAGGCCTAAGTGTAGGTCTGGGGGAAACGGAGGTTCGCGGACTGGACTGGTAGAATCCAAGGAGTTACAAAGGAGAGGACCCCTAGAAAAGTCGGGGAGGGGGTTAAGATGGGTTCTAACCTCCTAGTTAGGTCTTTCACTATCTTAGGATGGGGGTGCAATAGGAAAGGCTCTGAGTGGGGGAGGGGGCTACTCCTGCCTCTTTGGTCTGTGACCTTTTTGTGGGATATTTTTAGCTCCAGCACCTGCCTTCTTGGGGTGGGGAAGACTCTTAAAGGGCAAGGGATTTCTGGTTCCTTGAGGGATCAACTGTCCACACTCACTCCCACCTCTTGTCCAGCAGCCATGGCCATGCAGAAAATCTTTGCCCGGGAAATCCTGGACTCCAGGGGCAACCCCACGGTAGAGGTGGACCTGCACACAGCCAAGGGTAACACAGGCCCACTGGATCAGTTTGCTTTGGGAGACCCCAGCCCTATTTGGCCTTTGTCCCACAGTTCTGTGCcacatcctctcctttctctgGGTAGCCTACACCAGATTCCTCCCCAGGCCCTTCTCTTCCAACTGGTTTCGGAGCTAGGAGAAGCAGAAGCCTCTCGCTCTGGCTCAGGAAGGAGACCTCCGTTCTTAGGGTATGGGCGGGGACTCTTTGTGATCTTCCAATTCCTCCTGTCCCAGGCtgattaaggagctctggtggtgcagtggttaagcactcagctgctaaccaaaagcttgttggttcacacccaccagctgctctgtgagagaaagatgtggcagtgtgcttccataaagattacagccttggaaaccctatggggcagttctactctgtcccacagagttgctatgacttggaattgactcgacagcaaacaggtttgatttttttttgtccagGCCGATTCCGAGCAGCTGTGCCCAGTGGAGCTTCCACGGGGATCTATGAAGCTCTGGAACTAAGAGATGGAGACAAATCACGCTACCTGGGGAAAGGTGAGGCAAGGCCAATGCAGGAGGGGTAGAGGATGGGAACTGAAGCTCTTGAGGAGCTGGGTTACACAGGAAGAGACCTGACTAGGAGATCAGAGCTCTTCTGAACCCCCTCCCTGGGTTTTCTAGGGGTCCTGAAGGCTGTGGAACACATCAACAAGACTCTAGGCCCTGCTCTGCTGGAAAAGGCAAGTGAAGGGGCCCGCTCCCCCGCCCTCCTCCCTGCACCCCTGTTGTGCTAACCCCAGACAGCCCATTCCTGGGAAGTACCAAACCCATCCCCTCTCCCCCAAACACCTTCAATCCTTCCTCCTGCACATGCCCTGACTCCTGAGAAATCTGacccctgctctcccacctcaaACCTGCTCTTTCAGAAACTAAGTGTTGTGGATCAAGAAAAAGTTGACAAATTTATGATTGAGCTGGATGGGACCGAGAATAAGTGTGAGTGAAGGGGGAGGGATGAAGGAGGAAAGGGTGCAGGTTGGGGGTGGGAGAAACCCCAGGGGCAGAGGCCTGGTTAATTTTGTGTCCCACTTTTGGGGGCACATCAGAGCTGGATGGGTTTGTATTCGTTCCACAGGCATTTCCTGATGCCTGCTGTCTGCCAGGCCTGGGCTGGGCTTTGGATGCAGACATGAAGCTGACACATACCCCTGGGGTGGGGTATCCCAGAGCTCCAGGTGCATAAGAGAGATCACTTGGCAAGCTCTGAATGCCCAGTGGTTTGGGGCTCTGGATTCTTCCCAGGGTGACCAAAGAGGGTGTTCGAAGAGATGACCCCATACCCTGGGAGAGAAGCTCTCATCCTTTCTTCCCACTTGCCTCCTTCCAGCCAAGTTTGGGGCCAATGCCATCCTGGGTGTGTCCCTGGCGGTGTG
The window above is part of the Elephas maximus indicus isolate mEleMax1 chromosome 19, mEleMax1 primary haplotype, whole genome shotgun sequence genome. Proteins encoded here:
- the PFN1 gene encoding profilin-1; amino-acid sequence: MAGWNAYIDNLMADGTCQDAAIVGYKDSPSVWAAVPGKTFVNITPAEVAVLVGKDRSSFFVNGLTLGGQKCSVIRDSLLLDGEYTMDLRTKSTGGAPTFNLTVTMTAKTLVLLMGKEGVHGGLINKKCYEMASHLRRSQY